In Ailuropoda melanoleuca isolate Jingjing chromosome 11, ASM200744v2, whole genome shotgun sequence, a genomic segment contains:
- the MSANTD1 gene encoding myb/SANT-like DNA-binding domain-containing protein 1 isoform X1 — translation MGRLRPTGRGRTGAPGLLLRLDHPFSLQVLPHTQPPALYLPVPQRLRVPAGHAAVPSSTAATSLWPWSSRHGDEPPSRPGGDPLRKGASSMAAAEVPGYLVSPQTEKHRRARNWTDAEMRGLMLVWEEFFDELKQTKRNAKVYEKMASRLLEMTGERRLGEEIKIKITNMTFQYRKLKCMTDSESVPPDWPYYLAIDRILAKVPESCDGKLPDGQQPGPSTSQTEASLSPSAKSTPLYLPYNQCSYEGRFQDDRSESSSSLLSLKFRSDERPGKRRKGQSCHLQKKKLRLLEAMLEEQRRLGRAVEETCREVRRVLDQQNLLQVQSLQLQERMMSLLEKMVAKSSV, via the exons atggggagactgaggcctaCAGGGCGTGGCCGCACAGGTGCCCCTGGCCTCCTGCTGAGGCTTGACCACCCCTTCTCCCTGCAGGTACTGCCGCATACCCAGCCCCCGGCTCTCTACCTCCCCGTCCCTCAGAGACTGAGGGTCCCAGCAGGCCATGCAGCTGTGCCAAG CTCCACCGCTGCTACCAGTCTGTGGCCCTGGTCCTCGAGACATGGGGATGAGCCTCCGTCAAGACCTGGTGGAGATCCGCTGAGGAAGG GTGCCTCCAGCATGGCAGCGGCCGAGGTGCCCGGCTACCTCGTGTCCCCCCAGACGGAGAAGCACCGGCGCGCCCGCAACTGGACGGACGCGGAGATGCGCGGCCTCATGCTCGTCTGGGAGGAGTTCTTCGACGAGCTGAAGCAGACCAAACGCAACGCCAAGGTGTACGAGAAGATGGCCAGCAGGCTGCTGGAGATGACGGGAGAGCGCCGGCTGGGCGAGGAGATCAAGATCAAAATCACCAACATGACCTTCCAGTACAG gaaattaaaatgcaTGACAGATAGCGAGTCCGTCCCGCCCGACTGGCCCTATTACCTAGCCATTGATAGGATTCTGGCCAAGGTCCCCGAGTCCTGTGATGGCAAACTGCCGGACGGCCAGCAGCCGGGGCCCTCCACGTCCCAGACCGAGGCGTCCCTGTCGCCGTCTGCTAAGTCCACCCCTCTGTACTTACCGTATAACCAGTGCTCCTACGAAGGCCGCTTCCAGGATGATCGCTCCGAGAGCTCCTCCAGCTTACTGTCCCTTAAGTTCAG GTCGGACGAGCGGCCCGGGAAGAGGCGCAAGGGGCAGAGCTGCCACCTGCAGAAGAAGAAGCTGCGGCTGCTGGAGGCCATGCTGGAGGAGCAGCGCCGGCTGGGCCGCGCCGTGGAGGAGACGTGCCGGGAGGTGCGCCGCGTGCTGGACCAGCAGAACCTGCTGCAGGTGCAAAGCCTCCAGCTGCAGGAGCGCATGATGAGCCTGCTGGAGAAGATGGTCGCCAAGTCCAGCGTGTAG
- the MSANTD1 gene encoding myb/SANT-like DNA-binding domain-containing protein 1 isoform X2, translating into MQLCQGASSMAAAEVPGYLVSPQTEKHRRARNWTDAEMRGLMLVWEEFFDELKQTKRNAKVYEKMASRLLEMTGERRLGEEIKIKITNMTFQYRKLKCMTDSESVPPDWPYYLAIDRILAKVPESCDGKLPDGQQPGPSTSQTEASLSPSAKSTPLYLPYNQCSYEGRFQDDRSESSSSLLSLKFRSDERPGKRRKGQSCHLQKKKLRLLEAMLEEQRRLGRAVEETCREVRRVLDQQNLLQVQSLQLQERMMSLLEKMVAKSSV; encoded by the exons ATGCAGCTGTGCCAAG GTGCCTCCAGCATGGCAGCGGCCGAGGTGCCCGGCTACCTCGTGTCCCCCCAGACGGAGAAGCACCGGCGCGCCCGCAACTGGACGGACGCGGAGATGCGCGGCCTCATGCTCGTCTGGGAGGAGTTCTTCGACGAGCTGAAGCAGACCAAACGCAACGCCAAGGTGTACGAGAAGATGGCCAGCAGGCTGCTGGAGATGACGGGAGAGCGCCGGCTGGGCGAGGAGATCAAGATCAAAATCACCAACATGACCTTCCAGTACAG gaaattaaaatgcaTGACAGATAGCGAGTCCGTCCCGCCCGACTGGCCCTATTACCTAGCCATTGATAGGATTCTGGCCAAGGTCCCCGAGTCCTGTGATGGCAAACTGCCGGACGGCCAGCAGCCGGGGCCCTCCACGTCCCAGACCGAGGCGTCCCTGTCGCCGTCTGCTAAGTCCACCCCTCTGTACTTACCGTATAACCAGTGCTCCTACGAAGGCCGCTTCCAGGATGATCGCTCCGAGAGCTCCTCCAGCTTACTGTCCCTTAAGTTCAG GTCGGACGAGCGGCCCGGGAAGAGGCGCAAGGGGCAGAGCTGCCACCTGCAGAAGAAGAAGCTGCGGCTGCTGGAGGCCATGCTGGAGGAGCAGCGCCGGCTGGGCCGCGCCGTGGAGGAGACGTGCCGGGAGGTGCGCCGCGTGCTGGACCAGCAGAACCTGCTGCAGGTGCAAAGCCTCCAGCTGCAGGAGCGCATGATGAGCCTGCTGGAGAAGATGGTCGCCAAGTCCAGCGTGTAG
- the MSANTD1 gene encoding myb/SANT-like DNA-binding domain-containing protein 1 isoform X3 has product MAAAEVPGYLVSPQTEKHRRARNWTDAEMRGLMLVWEEFFDELKQTKRNAKVYEKMASRLLEMTGERRLGEEIKIKITNMTFQYRKLKCMTDSESVPPDWPYYLAIDRILAKVPESCDGKLPDGQQPGPSTSQTEASLSPSAKSTPLYLPYNQCSYEGRFQDDRSESSSSLLSLKFRSDERPGKRRKGQSCHLQKKKLRLLEAMLEEQRRLGRAVEETCREVRRVLDQQNLLQVQSLQLQERMMSLLEKMVAKSSV; this is encoded by the exons ATGGCAGCGGCCGAGGTGCCCGGCTACCTCGTGTCCCCCCAGACGGAGAAGCACCGGCGCGCCCGCAACTGGACGGACGCGGAGATGCGCGGCCTCATGCTCGTCTGGGAGGAGTTCTTCGACGAGCTGAAGCAGACCAAACGCAACGCCAAGGTGTACGAGAAGATGGCCAGCAGGCTGCTGGAGATGACGGGAGAGCGCCGGCTGGGCGAGGAGATCAAGATCAAAATCACCAACATGACCTTCCAGTACAG gaaattaaaatgcaTGACAGATAGCGAGTCCGTCCCGCCCGACTGGCCCTATTACCTAGCCATTGATAGGATTCTGGCCAAGGTCCCCGAGTCCTGTGATGGCAAACTGCCGGACGGCCAGCAGCCGGGGCCCTCCACGTCCCAGACCGAGGCGTCCCTGTCGCCGTCTGCTAAGTCCACCCCTCTGTACTTACCGTATAACCAGTGCTCCTACGAAGGCCGCTTCCAGGATGATCGCTCCGAGAGCTCCTCCAGCTTACTGTCCCTTAAGTTCAG GTCGGACGAGCGGCCCGGGAAGAGGCGCAAGGGGCAGAGCTGCCACCTGCAGAAGAAGAAGCTGCGGCTGCTGGAGGCCATGCTGGAGGAGCAGCGCCGGCTGGGCCGCGCCGTGGAGGAGACGTGCCGGGAGGTGCGCCGCGTGCTGGACCAGCAGAACCTGCTGCAGGTGCAAAGCCTCCAGCTGCAGGAGCGCATGATGAGCCTGCTGGAGAAGATGGTCGCCAAGTCCAGCGTGTAG